A genomic region of Notamacropus eugenii isolate mMacEug1 chromosome 3, mMacEug1.pri_v2, whole genome shotgun sequence contains the following coding sequences:
- the LOC140532343 gene encoding serum paraoxonase/arylesterase 2-like isoform X2: MARLLVLTALGLALALLGERFVALRNRLNASREIEPVDLPNCRLIKGVEAGSEDIDILPNGLAFLSVGLKFPGIQSFAPEKPGGILMMDLSQDSTRARELRISRGFDLASFNPHGISTFIDKDDTVYLFVANHPESRSTVEIFKLEEEENSLLHLKTLRHELLPSVNDIIAVGPEHFYATNSHYFSDIFLKYLEVYLNLRWTNVIYYSPEDVRVVAEGFDSANGISMSPDKKYIYVADSFAHEIHVMEKHANWSLTQVKVLALDTIVDNLSVDPSTGDLWVGCHPNGQKLFIYDPSNPPASQVLRIQNILSETPTVSTVYANNGSVLQGSTVGTVYDGKLLIGTLYHRALQCQL; encoded by the exons GAATCGCCTTAACGCCTCCAGAGAAATCGAACCCGTTGACCTTCCCAACTGCCGTTTGATCAAAGGTGTAG AAGCAGGTTCTGAAGACATCGACATCCTTCCCAATGGCTTGGCGTTCCTTAGCGTG GGCCTTAAGTTTCCTGGGATTCAGAGCTTTGCCCCAGAGAAGCCTGGAGGAATCCTAATGATGGATCTGAGCCAAGACAGCACCCGGGCCCGGGAGCTCCGAATCAGCCGAGGATTTGATCTGGCATCCTTTAATCCCCATGGCATCAGCACTTTCATTGACAAAG ATGACACCGTGTATCTCTTCGTTGCCAACCACCCTGAGTCCAGGAGCACAGTGGAAATTTTTAaactggaagaagaagaaaattcccTTTTACACCTGAAAACCCTGCGCCATGAGCTCCTTCCAAG tgTGAATGACATCATTGCCGTGGGCCCGGAGCACTTCTATGCCACCAACAGCCACTATTTCTCTGATATTTTCTTAAAGTATCTGGAGGTCTACTTGAACCTGCGCTGGACAAACGTCATTTATTATAGCCCGGAGGATGTCCGCGTAGTGGCTGAGGGCTTCGACTCTGCCAACGGCATCAGCATGTCCCCAGATAAGAA GTACATCTATGTCGCCGATAGCTTTGCCCACGAAATCCACGTCATGGAAAAACACGCCAATTGGAGCTTGACTCAAGTAAAG GTGCTTGCTCTGGACACAATAGTGGATAACCTGTCTGTTGACCCTTCCACGGGAGACCTCTGGGTGGGCTGTCACCCCAACGGCCAGAAGCTGTTCATCTATGACCCCAGTAACCCTCCTGCATCCCAG GTGCTTCGGATCCAGAACATTCTTTCTGAGACACCCACAGTGAGCACAGTCTATGCCAACAATGGATCTGTGTTGCAAGGCAGTACCGTGGGCACCGTGTATGATGGGAAACTACTCATTGGCACACTGTACCATAGGGCCCTGCAGTGCCAGCTCTGA
- the LOC140532343 gene encoding serum paraoxonase/arylesterase 2-like isoform X1, with protein MARLLVLTALGLALALLGERFVALRNRLNASREIEPVDLPNCRLIKGVEAGSEDIDILPNGLAFLSVGLKFPGIQSFAPEKPGGILMMDLSQDSTRARELRISRGFDLASFNPHGISTFIDKDDTVYLFVANHPESRSTVEIFKLEEEENSLLHLKTLRHELLPRYIYVADSFAHEIHVMEKHANWSLTQVKVLALDTIVDNLSVDPSTGDLWVGCHPNGQKLFIYDPSNPPASQVLRIQNILSETPTVSTVYANNGSVLQGSTVGTVYDGKLLIGTLYHRALQCQL; from the exons GAATCGCCTTAACGCCTCCAGAGAAATCGAACCCGTTGACCTTCCCAACTGCCGTTTGATCAAAGGTGTAG AAGCAGGTTCTGAAGACATCGACATCCTTCCCAATGGCTTGGCGTTCCTTAGCGTG GGCCTTAAGTTTCCTGGGATTCAGAGCTTTGCCCCAGAGAAGCCTGGAGGAATCCTAATGATGGATCTGAGCCAAGACAGCACCCGGGCCCGGGAGCTCCGAATCAGCCGAGGATTTGATCTGGCATCCTTTAATCCCCATGGCATCAGCACTTTCATTGACAAAG ATGACACCGTGTATCTCTTCGTTGCCAACCACCCTGAGTCCAGGAGCACAGTGGAAATTTTTAaactggaagaagaagaaaattcccTTTTACACCTGAAAACCCTGCGCCATGAGCTCCTTCCAAG GTACATCTATGTCGCCGATAGCTTTGCCCACGAAATCCACGTCATGGAAAAACACGCCAATTGGAGCTTGACTCAAGTAAAG GTGCTTGCTCTGGACACAATAGTGGATAACCTGTCTGTTGACCCTTCCACGGGAGACCTCTGGGTGGGCTGTCACCCCAACGGCCAGAAGCTGTTCATCTATGACCCCAGTAACCCTCCTGCATCCCAG GTGCTTCGGATCCAGAACATTCTTTCTGAGACACCCACAGTGAGCACAGTCTATGCCAACAATGGATCTGTGTTGCAAGGCAGTACCGTGGGCACCGTGTATGATGGGAAACTACTCATTGGCACACTGTACCATAGGGCCCTGCAGTGCCAGCTCTGA